GCACCGAATACCGCGGCAATGCCGCCGATCCGGCCAGCAACGTGCTGACCGTGTCGAAGCGCCGCGCGCAAGCCATGGCCGAGACCGCCTCTTACTACGACCAGCTCTTCTCCGACGCGCCGGCGCTGCACGCCACCCGCGAGCACTACGCAATGAAGGAGAGCACGTTGCCGAGCGCCGAGCGCCGCCAGCAGCTGACGCATTTCTTCTTCTGGACCGCGTGGGCCGCATCGACCGCGCGCCCGGGCCATCAGGCCACCTACACCAACAACTGGCCGCACGAGCCGCTGGTCGGCAACCAGCCCACCAGCGAAAACGTGGTGTGGTCGGTGATCAGCGTGGTGGTGCTGCTGGCCGGCGTCGGCTTCCTGGTGTGGGCGTGGGCCTTCCTGCGCGGCAAGGAAGAGTCGCCGCCGCAGGCGCCGGCGCGCGACCCGCTGCTGTCCGTGGCGCTGACGCCGTCGCAACGCGCGCTCGGCAAGTACCTGTTCCTGGTGGTGGCGCTGTTCGTGTTCCAGGTGTTCCTGGGCGGCTTTACCGCGCACTACACCGTCGAAGGCCAGAAGTTCTACGGCATCGACGTGTCGCAGTGGTTCCCGTACGCGCTGGTGCGCACCTGGCATATCCAGAGCGCGCTGTTCTGGATCGCCACCGGCTTCCTCGCCGCGGGGCTGTTCCTGGCGCCGCTGATCAACGGCGGCAAGGACCCGAAGTTCCAGCGGCTGGGTGTCGACATCCTGTTCTGGGCGCTGGTGGTCGTGGTGGTGGGCTCGTTTACCGGCAACTACCTGGCGATCGCGCAGAAGCTGCCGCCGCACCTGAACTTCTGGCTCGGCCACCAGGGCTATGAATATGTCGACCTGGGCCGGCTGTGGCAGATCGGCAAGTTCGCCGGCATCGTGATCTGGCTGGTGCTGATGATGCGCGGCATCCTGCCGGCGCTGCGCGCCCGCGGCACCGACCGCAACCTGCTGGCGCTGCTGACCTCGTCGGTGGTGGCGATCGGCCTGTTCTACGGCGCGGGCCTGGCCTACGGCGAACGCACCAGCCTGACAGTGATGGAGTACTGGCGCTGGTGGGTGGTGCACCTGTGGGTGGAAGGCTTCTTCGAGGTCTTCGCCACCACGGCGCTGGCCTTCATCTTCTCCACGCTGGGCCTGGTGTCGCGCCCGATGGCCACGGCGGCCAGCCTGGCGTCGGCCTCGCTGTTCATGCTGGGCGGGATTCCCGGCACCTTCCACCACCTGTACTTTGCCGGCACCACCACGCCGGTGATGGCGGTGGGCGCCGCCTTCAGCGCGCTCGAAGTGGTGCCGCTGATCGTGCTGGGCCACGAGGCCTGGGAGAACTGGCGCCTGAAACAGCGCGCGCCGTGGATGGCCGAGCTGAAGTGGCCGCTGATGTGCTTTGTCGCGGTGGCGTTCTGGAACATGCTGGGCGCGGGCGTATTCGGCTTCATGATCAACCCGCCGATCTCGCTGTACTACGTCCAGGGCCAGAACACCACGCCGGTCCACGCCCATGCCGCGCTGTTCGGCGTGTACGGCTTCCTGGCGCTGGGCTTTACGCTGCTGGTGCTGCGCTACGTGCGCCCCGCCTACCGTCTCAGCCCGGCGCTGATGAAGACCGCGTTCTGGGGCCTGAATGCCGGCCTGGTGCTGATGATCGGCACCAGCCTGCTGCCGATCGGCATCATCCAGTTCCTGGCCAGCGTCGAGCATGGCACCTGGTATGCACGCAGCGAGGCCTTCATGCAGCAGCCCATCCTGCAGACGCTGCGCTGGGTGCGCACCTTCGGCGACGTGGTGTTTATCGTCGGCGCGGTGTCGTTCGCCTGGCAGGTGGTGCTGGGGCTCGCCAGGCGCACGCCGCGCGCGGCGGATGCCGTGACGGTTGGGATGAAGCCGGCGGCCCGCTGAACCGCCGTTCCGGCAGCACGGTGGCCCGCCCGGGATGCCGTGCGGGCCACTGGCGTGCTGGCTGGCGACGCAGCAGGGGCTAGCGCTGCGCCTGCTGTCCCTTCTGCTGCGCCTCGGCGGCAATCTCGCGGATGGCCTGCTCGAAGGCTTCCACCGGCTGGCCGCCGGTCACCAGGTAGCGGTCATTGAAGATGATCGACGGCACCGAACTGATGCCCATGCGCTGGTATTCGTCGATTTCCGCGCGCACCGCATCGGCATGGTCATCGCCCGCCAGCACCGCGCGGGCCGCCGCGGCATCGAGGCCGACGGACTGTGCGGCGTCGACCAGCACGTCATGATCGCTGGGGTCCTTGCCTTCGGCATGGTAGGCGCGCAGCAGCGCCAGCTTCAGCGGCAGCTGCTTGCCTTGCAGGCGCGCCCAGTGCAGCAGGCGATGGGCGTCGAAGGTGTTGTAGACGTGGGTGCGCGGGCCAAAGGCGAAGCCCACGGCGGCGCCGCGTTCGCGGATCATCGCCTGGGTTTCGGCAATCTGCGCCGGCGTGCGGCCGTACTTGCGGCCGAGATAGTCGACGATGGCTTCGCCTTCCGGGCGCATGCCGGGGTTCAGCTCGAACGGATGCACGACGATCTCGGCGTCGACCGCATCGCTGACCCGCTGCAGCGCCAGCTGCAACGAAGACAGGCCGATGGCGCACCAGGGGCAGGCGATATCGGAGACGAAGTCGATCTTGAGGGTTTGTGGCATGGCGGCTCCTGGGCGTGTTCGCAAGCCGGGGCGAGGCCATGCCCCGGCCCGGATTGAATGTTGCCGACAGGGTAGCGTGACTGCCGAATCCTTGCAGGCGGACGCTTCGGCCGGTGGCCGCGCGCCCCCCCGCCGCGCCGTGGCCGTGCTAGTCCCAGCGGCGACCGTAGCCGCGGCCGTGGTCATCGTGGTCACCGTGGCGGCGCGCCCATTCGCGCTCGCGCCATTCGCGGCGGTGGTCGTGGTAGCCGTCGCGGTAATAGCCGCGGTAATAGGCGCGACGATAGCCACGGTCGTTGTCGTAGCGCACCGGCACCGGCGCGACCACCACGGGGCGCGGCGCCACCACGACCGGGCGCGGCGCATAGGCCACGGGTGCGGGCGCATACACCGGCGCCGGCGCATAGACCGGGGCCGGATGGTAGACCGGCGCCGGCTGCGCCACCACCACGCCAGGCACGCCGATGCCGATATCGATGTTCACGCCGGCGTAAGCACCAGCGCTGGCCACCAGCATTGCACCACCTGCTACCGCTATTGCGATGATTCGTTTCATGGCTGCCTCCCAAGGGGCGTTGGACATGGGCTCACTGTAGGGGGGCGGGCTGTAATATGGCGCGCGCGAAGTGTTGCAAGTGTGACGCGGTGTAACCCCGCGCCCGGCCGGAGCGTGCCGGCGCGGCCTGTATCATGCCAGGCCTGACCCAGGCATTTCGCTTCCAAGCTGCTCATGCGCCGTACCGCCGCCACCCTGCTGGCACTGACCGCCTTCACCGCCAATCCCACTGCCGCCATCGCTGCCACCGCCGCCGCCGATCTCCAGGCCGGCAAGGCGTTGTTCGCCACGCGCTGCGCCTCGTGCCACCACGTCGGGCGCAATGCGCGCGCGGGCTTTGGTCCGCAACTGAACGGGGTCTTCGGCCGCGCAGCCGGCAGCACGCCGGATTTCCAGTATTCGGACGCGATGCGCGCGTCGAAGGTGGTGTGGTCGCATGACACGCTGCGTGCCTTCGTCCGCTCGCCCGGCAAGGTGGTGCCGGGCACGAAGATGCGGTTCTGGGGGTTGGGCGATGACCAGCAGATCACCGATCTGCTGGCGTATCTGGAGACCTTCAAGTAAGCCGGCGCGGCTCTGCCCGCGCCGCCTCACTCCGCAAAATGCGGCCCCGGCCCTTCGCCCGCCAACGCGTCATGCGGATTCCGTAGCGGACACGCCTTCAGCGACAGGCAGCCACAGCCGATGCACCCGTCCAGCTGATCGCGCAATTGCGTGAGCGTGCGGATCCGTTCGTCGAGGTCATCGCGCCAGCTGGCGGAGAGCTTGCGCCAGTCCGCCACGGTGGGTGCGCGGCCATCGGGCAGCTTCTGCATGGCGTCGGCGATCACCGCCAGCGGCAGCCCCATGCGCTGCGCCACGCGGATCACCGCCAGGCGCCGCAGCACGGCGCGCGCATAGCGGCGCTGGTTGCCGCCGCTGCGGGTGCTGGCGATCAGGCCGCGCGCTTCATAGAAATGCAGGGCGGAGACGGCAATGCCGGTGCGCGCCGCCACTTCGCCGACGGAGAGCAGTTCTTCCGACGGTGCGGGACGGCGCCGGCGCGGGTTGGCGGGCGGTTGCTTGGAGGCCATGGCAAGGACGGGCAGCGCTGGAATACGGGAATGCCCATGCTACCACCATGGCCGCGCTTGACCTTAACCTAACTTGAGGTTTGATACTGGCGGCTCCTCTGTCCGAGATGCCATCTACAAGCCGATGACCATGTTTCCGTTCTCGCCCTCGTCCCTGCGCTCGCCCGCGATGCCTTCCCTGCCGGTGGCGCCGGCGGTGCCCTTCGCGCGTCCCAATGATTCGCTGAGCCTGCTCAACCCCGACGGCCTGTATGACCCGCGGCCCAACGGCTATTCGCACGTAGCCGTGGTCGAGGGCCCGGTCCGCATCGTCTATGTCTCGGGGCAGGGCGGCGAGGATGCGGCGGGCTGCCTGCCGCTCGATTTTCCGCGCCAGGTGGCGCGCGCCATGCACAACCTGCGCGTTGCGCTGCAGGCAGCGGGTGCCGACGTCGGCGACGTGGCCAAGCTCACGGTGCTGGTGGTGGACCATTCGCACGACCGCCTGCGCACCTTCGGCGCGGCGCTGCGCGAGATGTGGGGCGACCGGCCGACGCCGGCCTGCACGCTGATCCCGGTGCCGCGGCTGGCGCTGGACAACATGCTGTTCGAGATCGAAGCGACAGCAGTGCTGCCTGCCTGAACCGCGGCGGTCCGCGAACCGGCGCCGGGACTCAGCGCGCCGCGGCGCTGAAGGTCTTGTTGACGATCTTCCAGACCCCGTCGATCTCGAGCAGCGTCATGTAGTCGGTGAAGGTCACGCCCGGGTATTCCAGCACCACCTTGGCCACGCCGGCGTTGCCGACTACGTCGAACTGCGTGATGAAGCGCTTGCGCTGCGCTTCGTCCGCGGCCGGATGGCCGGGGCAGCGCGCCGTGGCGAATTCCTCGACCGTCAGCGCATGCAGCTTGCCGTCGCGGAACGAGACAATGCGCGCATCCGGCGCGAACGCCTTGTACATGAATTCGGCCTTGCCGGTGATATGGCCCTGCAGGTAGTCCTCGATCGGCGCGAGCGCGGCCACGTGGCGGGACGTCAGGCCCGTTTCCGAAAACGTCATGATCTCCTCCAAAACTGGACGGCAGGGACTGCGCCATGCCGCAACGTTGAAAGCGCTGATTGTATTCCAGTTTTGTATGCAAAAGATCAATGACGACCGCGCTCAGAGGGATGTGGCGATTTGTTCACGCAGCCAGCGGTGCGCCGGATCGCAATGCACGCGCTCGGGCCACAGCATCGACATCTCGTAGCCCGGCACCTCGACCGGCGGCGCCACCGCGCGCAGTGCCGGCACGCCGCGCACCAGCCGCTCGGGCAGCATCGCCACCAGGTCGGTGCTGGCGAGCGCCGCCGTGACAAAGAGGAAGTGGGGCACCGACAGCACCACGCGCCGCTGCATTCCCGCCTGTGCCAGCGCGTCGTCGGTGACGCCGTGGAAGCCGCCGCCATCCGGCGACACGATTACGTGCTCGAGCGCGCAGAACTGCGCCAGCGTAGGCCGCCGCTTCAGGCGCGGATGGCCGGCGCGGCCCACCAGCACATAGCGCTCGGTGAACAGCGCGCGCCGGTGCAGCGCCGGCGGCGAGCCGTCGGTGGTGTGGAAGGCCAGGTCCAGCTCAGCGCGTTCGGCTTGCCGGGCGATGCGCGTCGGCACCATCTCGACCACGGCCAGGCGCGCGCCGGGCGCGATCTTGCGCAGTCCCTGCAGCGCCGGCAGCACGATGGTCGATTCGCCGTAGTCGGTCGCGGCCACGCGCCAGGTATGGGTCGACGTGGCAGGGTCAAACGGTGTGTCGGCAGACACCGCCTGCGACAGAGCGGCCAGCGCTTCGCGCAACGGCTCGCGCAGCGCTTCCGCCCTGGCGGTGGGGCGCATGCCGCGCGGGCCCGGCACCAGCAGCGGGTCGCCGAAGTGGTCGCGCAGCCGGGCCAGGTGGACGCTGACCGAGGGCTGCGACAGATGCAGCCGCCGGGCCGCGCGGGTCACGTTGTGCTCCGACAGCAGCACGTCCAGCGTCACCAGCAGGTTCAGGTCGAGCCGCCTCAGGCTGGCAGTGGAATTAGTCATGGCAATACCTGGAATATTGGATATTCATTTCCAATATACCGGACGACTGCCTATGCTGGCTTCACCAAAAACTTGTGAAGCCACCGCCATGAAGGTACTGCTGGTCTATGCCCATCCCGAACCGCGCTCGCTCAATGGCGCCATCCGCGACTTTGCCGTGCAGCGGCTGCGCGAAGCCAACAACCAGGTCCAGGTGTCGGACCTGTACGCGATGCAATGGAAGCCGCAGCTCGACGCCGCCGACTCCAAGGTTGCACCGGCCGACACGCCGTTCCACCCCTCGCTGGATTCGAAATACGCGTTCGAAAACGGGCTGCAGAGCGATGACATCGCGCGCGAGCAGGACAAACTGCGCTGGGCCGACGCCGTGATCCTGCAGTTCCCGCTGTGGTGGTTCTCGATGCCGGCAATCCTCAAGGGCTGGGTCGAGCGCGTCTACGCCTATGGCTTTGCCTACGGCGTCGGCGAGCATTCGGACCAGCGCTGGGGCGACCGCTATGGCGAAGGCACGCTGGCCGGCAAGCGCGCGATGCTGATCGTCACCGCCGGCGGCTGGGAATCGCACTACAGCGCGCGCGGCATCAACGGCCCAATCGACGACATCCTGTTCCCGATCCACCACGGCATCCTGCACTACCCGGGGTTCGACGTATTGCCGCCGTACCTGGTGTACCGGACCGGCAAGGTCGATGCGGTGCGCTTTGCGCAGATCCGCGAGGAGCTGGGCGAGCGGCTGGATGCGCTCGGGACGACCGCACCGATTCCGTTCCGGCGGCAGAACGGCGGGGACTACCTGATCCCGCAACTCACGCTGCGCGAAGCGGTGGCGCCGCAAACCGTGGGATTCGCGGCGCATGTGGATGGCGGGCGGTCCTGAGCGCGCCCGGGGCAAGCACTATTCGGCCCGGATATCCGCCCGCGCCGCCACCGCCCGCATCTCCGGCAATTCCTTCTCCACCCGCGCCTTGACCGCGGCTCCATTCCCATAAGCCGGCGTCAACGCCAGCTCGACCATGCGCGCCTTCGTGGCCGGCGCATTGGCGACGTCGGCCAGCGCCTTCTCCAGCTTCTGCTGCACGGGAGCGGGCAGGCCCGCGGGCGCCATCAGCGCGAACCAGGTGCCCATCTGGAAGCCGGGGTAGCCGCTTTCGGCGACGGTCGGCACCTGCGGCAGCGCCGGCAGGCGCTGCGGCGACAGCACCGCCACCGGCCGGATCTTGCCGCCCTTGATCAGCGGCAGCGTTGCCACCACGGTATCGACGGCCACCGGCACCTGCCCGCCCGCCAGCGCGGTCAGGCTGGGGGCGCTGCCGTTGAACGGCACGTGCACCATGCGGATGCCGGTGGCGGTCTTGAGCATCTCCGCGCCGAAATGGACCGACGAGCCGGCGCCGAACGAGGCGTAGGAGAACTTGTCGGGGTTCGCCTTCGCTTGCGTCACCAGATCCTTGAGCGAGGCGATCTGCGTGTCGGGGTTGGCCACCAGCACCAGGCTCATGTCGGCGACCAGGCCCAGCGGGGTGAAGCTCTTGATGGGGTCGTAGCCCAGGTGCTGGCGGATCGCGGGGTTCAGCGTCAGCGTGGTGCTGGCCGCCAGCAGCAGCGTGTAGCCGTCGGGCGCGGCCTTGGCCACCTGGGTGGCGCCGATCACGGTGCTGGCGCCGGGCTTGTTCTCGACCACCACCGACTGGCCCAGCTTTTCGCTCAGGCCCACCGCCAGCAGGCGGCCGAGCACGTCGGTGGCGCCGCCCGCGGCGAACGGTACCACCAGCCGCAGCGGGCGCTCCGGCCACGTTTGCGCCCGGGCGGCGGGCGCGGTGGACAGCGCGGCCAAGGCGGCGCAGGCAAGAAACAGCTTGGTGGGCATTGCAGTCATCGTTGGCACTCCGGCGGCAGTGGTAGGAATGGGAGCAATCGGTATCGATGCGCAGCCGGACTCAGCCCAGCCACGGGCTGCGCACGCGCGAGAAGCCGCCGGCCTGGTCGTAGGCGTGGCCAAGCTGCAGCACCGCGGCGTCGGCCTGCGCCGGGCCGATGATCTGGAGGCCGGCGGGCAGTCCCTGCGGGCCGAAGCCGGCGGGCGCGGCCAGCGCCGGCAGCCCGGCCATGGTGGCCGGCACCACCGCCTGCATCCAGCGGTGATAGGTGTCCATGTCGCGGCCGTCGATGGCGTGCGGCCAGTCCCAGCCGGCATCGAAGGGGAACACCTGCGCGGCCGGCAGCACCAGATAGTCGAAGCGCTCGAACAGCGCCCGCAGCGCCTGGTACCACGCGCTGCGTTCGGCCATGGCCTCGTACACGCGCGTGCCCGGCAGCGCCAGGCCGCGTTCGATTTCCCAGACCGCTTCCGGCTTGAGCAGCGCGCGCCTGGCCGGGTCGTGGTACAGCGCCGCATTGGCCCCCGCCACCGAGAAGCTGCGCAGGTCGATCCAGGCGCGCCACAGGCGTTCCAGGTCGAATTCCGGCAGTGCCGCGTCGATGGTGCAGCCCAGCGTACGCAGGTGCGCGAGCGCCTGCACGCAGGTGTCGAGCAGGCCCGCTTCGGTGGGCAGGTGCCCGCCCAGGTCGCCGAGCCAGCCGATGCGCACGCCGGTCCAGTCGCGTTCGGGCGGCAGCGCAAAGCTGCCGGGCGCCTCGCCGCGGCGCGTCAGCGGCAGGCGCGCATCGAAGCCGGCTTGCACCGACAGCAGCAAGGCCAGGTCCGGCACGTTGCGCGCCATCGGCCCGGCCACGCTGAACTGCTGGAAGAACACTTCGTCGCCCGGGCCGTGCGGCACGCAGCCGACCGAGGTGCGCAGCCCATAGACATGGTTGAACGCCGCGGGCGTGCGCAGCGACCCCATCATGTCCGAGCCGTCGGCCACCGGCAGCATGTGCAGCGCCACCGCCACCGCGGCGCCGCCGCTGCTGCCGCCGGCGGAGCGGGCCGGATCGAAGGCGTTGCGGGTGGTGCCGTAAACCGGGTTGTAGGTGTGGCCGCCGAGGCCGAATTCGGGCGAGTTGGTGCGCCCGACGAAGATTGCGCCGCCGGCGCGCATGCGCTCGAAGATCACGGCATCGGTGTCGCTGACCTGGCCGGCGAAGATCGGCGAGCCCTTGGTGGTGACCATGCCCGCGGCCGGGCTGATGTCCTTGGGGGCCTGCGGGAACCCGTGCAGCGGGCCGCGGCTGGCGCCGCGCGCCAGTTCGTCGTCGCGTGCGCGCGCCTGCCGGCGCAGCGTGTCGCGGTCCACCGCGGCGACGATGGCATTGACGCGCGGGTTGTGGCGGTCGATCTGGCCGAGGAAGGCGTCGAGCACTTCCACGCACGAGACGTCCCGGGCATGGATGGCGCGCGACAGCGCGACGGCATCGAGGTCGGTGATCGGGTCGGTGATGAGATCGGTGAGCGGATCGGACAGAGGAGCAGGGGTCTGGGCGGTCGCCATGGCGAGATGTCTCCGGTGGTGTCGGGAAACAGCATACGGGCGGTGAAGGGTTTCCGGCAATCGACGATTTTTTCAAATATCCTTGCGTAAAACGCAAACCAGGCCGGAGCCCCCAGATCCATGTTGTCGCATCGCCTGCAGGACACCTCGCTGCGCTATTTCCTGGAAGTGGTCCGCAGCGGCTCGCTGACCGAGGCGGCGCAGCGGCTCAATGTGACGGTGTCGGCGGTGAGCCGGCAGGTCGCCGCGCTCGAGGCCCTGCTGGGCGTGCCGTTGTTCGACCGCCGCCCGCGCGGCATGGTGGCGAGCGCCGCCGGCGAGCTGCTGGCGGCCTACGCGCTGCGCGGCGCGCTGGAAGCGGATCGCGTGGTGTCCGAGATCGCCGCGCTGCAGGGCCTGCGCCGCGGCCGGGTGCGGGTGGCCAGTTCCGCCGGGTTTGCGATCGAGTTCCTGCCGCGCATCATCGCCGAGTTCCGCCAGCGCTATCCGGGCCTGCAGTTCCACGTGCGCGTGGCGCCGCCGGCCGAGGTCACCGGCATCGTGCTGCATGGCGACGCGGATATCGGCATCACCTACAGCCGCGCCGCCGAACAGGGCATCCGCATTGCGCACCGGCAGGCGGCGCCGGTGATCGCCATCATGCGCCCCGACCATCCGCTGGCGCGCTTCCGCAGCGTTACGCTGGCGCAGATGCAGCCGTATCCGCTGGCGCTGCCCGAGGGC
The sequence above is a segment of the Cupriavidus sp. MP-37 genome. Coding sequences within it:
- the soxR gene encoding redox-sensitive transcriptional activator SoxR: MASKQPPANPRRRRPAPSEELLSVGEVAARTGIAVSALHFYEARGLIASTRSGGNQRRYARAVLRRLAVIRVAQRMGLPLAVIADAMQKLPDGRAPTVADWRKLSASWRDDLDERIRTLTQLRDQLDGCIGCGCLSLKACPLRNPHDALAGEGPGPHFAE
- a CDS encoding DsbA family oxidoreductase, producing MPQTLKIDFVSDIACPWCAIGLSSLQLALQRVSDAVDAEIVVHPFELNPGMRPEGEAIVDYLGRKYGRTPAQIAETQAMIRERGAAVGFAFGPRTHVYNTFDAHRLLHWARLQGKQLPLKLALLRAYHAEGKDPSDHDVLVDAAQSVGLDAAAARAVLAGDDHADAVRAEIDEYQRMGISSVPSIIFNDRYLVTGGQPVEAFEQAIREIAAEAQQKGQQAQR
- a CDS encoding LysR family transcriptional regulator; this encodes MTNSTASLRRLDLNLLVTLDVLLSEHNVTRAARRLHLSQPSVSVHLARLRDHFGDPLLVPGPRGMRPTARAEALREPLREALAALSQAVSADTPFDPATSTHTWRVAATDYGESTIVLPALQGLRKIAPGARLAVVEMVPTRIARQAERAELDLAFHTTDGSPPALHRRALFTERYVLVGRAGHPRLKRRPTLAQFCALEHVIVSPDGGGFHGVTDDALAQAGMQRRVVLSVPHFLFVTAALASTDLVAMLPERLVRGVPALRAVAPPVEVPGYEMSMLWPERVHCDPAHRWLREQIATSL
- a CDS encoding nuclear transport factor 2 family protein, with the protein product MTFSETGLTSRHVAALAPIEDYLQGHITGKAEFMYKAFAPDARIVSFRDGKLHALTVEEFATARCPGHPAADEAQRKRFITQFDVVGNAGVAKVVLEYPGVTFTDYMTLLEIDGVWKIVNKTFSAAAR
- a CDS encoding cytochrome c family protein — encoded protein: MRRTAATLLALTAFTANPTAAIAATAAADLQAGKALFATRCASCHHVGRNARAGFGPQLNGVFGRAAGSTPDFQYSDAMRASKVVWSHDTLRAFVRSPGKVVPGTKMRFWGLGDDQQITDLLAYLETFK
- a CDS encoding NAD(P)H-dependent oxidoreductase is translated as MKVLLVYAHPEPRSLNGAIRDFAVQRLREANNQVQVSDLYAMQWKPQLDAADSKVAPADTPFHPSLDSKYAFENGLQSDDIAREQDKLRWADAVILQFPLWWFSMPAILKGWVERVYAYGFAYGVGEHSDQRWGDRYGEGTLAGKRAMLIVTAGGWESHYSARGINGPIDDILFPIHHGILHYPGFDVLPPYLVYRTGKVDAVRFAQIREELGERLDALGTTAPIPFRRQNGGDYLIPQLTLREAVAPQTVGFAAHVDGGRS
- a CDS encoding LysR substrate-binding domain-containing protein, with translation MLSHRLQDTSLRYFLEVVRSGSLTEAAQRLNVTVSAVSRQVAALEALLGVPLFDRRPRGMVASAAGELLAAYALRGALEADRVVSEIAALQGLRRGRVRVASSAGFAIEFLPRIIAEFRQRYPGLQFHVRVAPPAEVTGIVLHGDADIGITYSRAAEQGIRIAHRQAAPVIAIMRPDHPLARFRSVTLAQMQPYPLALPEGDNTVRQLFDLACGERGMVFEPVLVTNHFETLTSFVLHGGGLSISGAVTVGDRLRRGELHAATIRERGMRGRAIELQTLAGRTLPEGVRAFLGFVRDKLAAEAAA
- a CDS encoding nitric-oxide reductase large subunit; protein product: MGPYRKLWFLLIAVLAVTFSLLGYYGVEVYRQAPPIPAKVVTAEGGTLFSGDDILDGQTAWQSVGGMQLGSIWGHGAYQAPDWTADWLHRELTAWLELAARDAYGRAFAQLDAPAQAALREQLRTEYRGNAADPASNVLTVSKRRAQAMAETASYYDQLFSDAPALHATREHYAMKESTLPSAERRQQLTHFFFWTAWAASTARPGHQATYTNNWPHEPLVGNQPTSENVVWSVISVVVLLAGVGFLVWAWAFLRGKEESPPQAPARDPLLSVALTPSQRALGKYLFLVVALFVFQVFLGGFTAHYTVEGQKFYGIDVSQWFPYALVRTWHIQSALFWIATGFLAAGLFLAPLINGGKDPKFQRLGVDILFWALVVVVVGSFTGNYLAIAQKLPPHLNFWLGHQGYEYVDLGRLWQIGKFAGIVIWLVLMMRGILPALRARGTDRNLLALLTSSVVAIGLFYGAGLAYGERTSLTVMEYWRWWVVHLWVEGFFEVFATTALAFIFSTLGLVSRPMATAASLASASLFMLGGIPGTFHHLYFAGTTTPVMAVGAAFSALEVVPLIVLGHEAWENWRLKQRAPWMAELKWPLMCFVAVAFWNMLGAGVFGFMINPPISLYYVQGQNTTPVHAHAALFGVYGFLALGFTLLVLRYVRPAYRLSPALMKTAFWGLNAGLVLMIGTSLLPIGIIQFLASVEHGTWYARSEAFMQQPILQTLRWVRTFGDVVFIVGAVSFAWQVVLGLARRTPRAADAVTVGMKPAAR
- a CDS encoding tripartite tricarboxylate transporter substrate binding protein is translated as MTAMPTKLFLACAALAALSTAPAARAQTWPERPLRLVVPFAAGGATDVLGRLLAVGLSEKLGQSVVVENKPGASTVIGATQVAKAAPDGYTLLLAASTTLTLNPAIRQHLGYDPIKSFTPLGLVADMSLVLVANPDTQIASLKDLVTQAKANPDKFSYASFGAGSSVHFGAEMLKTATGIRMVHVPFNGSAPSLTALAGGQVPVAVDTVVATLPLIKGGKIRPVAVLSPQRLPALPQVPTVAESGYPGFQMGTWFALMAPAGLPAPVQQKLEKALADVANAPATKARMVELALTPAYGNGAAVKARVEKELPEMRAVAARADIRAE
- a CDS encoding RidA family protein codes for the protein MPSLPVAPAVPFARPNDSLSLLNPDGLYDPRPNGYSHVAVVEGPVRIVYVSGQGGEDAAGCLPLDFPRQVARAMHNLRVALQAAGADVGDVAKLTVLVVDHSHDRLRTFGAALREMWGDRPTPACTLIPVPRLALDNMLFEIEATAVLPA
- a CDS encoding amidase; this translates as MATAQTPAPLSDPLTDLITDPITDLDAVALSRAIHARDVSCVEVLDAFLGQIDRHNPRVNAIVAAVDRDTLRRQARARDDELARGASRGPLHGFPQAPKDISPAAGMVTTKGSPIFAGQVSDTDAVIFERMRAGGAIFVGRTNSPEFGLGGHTYNPVYGTTRNAFDPARSAGGSSGGAAVAVALHMLPVADGSDMMGSLRTPAAFNHVYGLRTSVGCVPHGPGDEVFFQQFSVAGPMARNVPDLALLLSVQAGFDARLPLTRRGEAPGSFALPPERDWTGVRIGWLGDLGGHLPTEAGLLDTCVQALAHLRTLGCTIDAALPEFDLERLWRAWIDLRSFSVAGANAALYHDPARRALLKPEAVWEIERGLALPGTRVYEAMAERSAWYQALRALFERFDYLVLPAAQVFPFDAGWDWPHAIDGRDMDTYHRWMQAVVPATMAGLPALAAPAGFGPQGLPAGLQIIGPAQADAAVLQLGHAYDQAGGFSRVRSPWLG